The proteins below are encoded in one region of Rana temporaria chromosome 2, aRanTem1.1, whole genome shotgun sequence:
- the LOC120929206 gene encoding extensin-like — MATLEPEPQHSEASNANATRPLAEQPPVNIAHIGPPRALRRRAPAPDPALDRMLDIMTNMSDRMSNRSYGQNVAKCLGELIDKVPPNLQAVVLSCTARYISTFIPPTEADDLSEPPPPYGPYANKRTEHVPTPPTTHFSPPPVTLWTGPQLSDQPPRPTPPPTSAHHPFTTTLSHLPPVPTPSTHTSLNPFPYTQPSSYHPHSPFPHLSTPPVTYSTLPPTTLSSYHPPPSTYPALTTTPTSHYPHRPRQSTFRNAPTRTPPPPQATPPSNWSGEDSTTSTWPPFAHALSVAMSPHGEEDSSPNLQQL, encoded by the coding sequence ATGGCTACTCTGGAGCCGGAACCGCAGCACTCCGAGGCATCAAATGCTAATGCAACAAgaccacttgcagagcagcccccAGTTAACATTGCGCATATTGGACCTCCGCGTGCTCTGCGTAGGAGGGCTCCTGCTCCGGATCCAGCCCTGGATCGTATGTTGGACATTATGACCAACATGTCTGACCGGATGAGCAATAGATCGTATGGGCAAAATGTAGCAAAATGTCTGGGGGAACTAATCGACAAAGTTCCCCCAAATCTGCAAGCGGTGGTGCTGTCCTGTACGGCTAGATACATCTCGACATTTATACCCCCGACAGAAGCTGACGATTTATCCGAACCACCACCACCCTATGGCCCATATGCCAATAAACGGACCGAGCATGTCCCAACACCACCCACGACCCATTTCTCCCCACCACCCGTTACCCTTTGGACAGGACCACAGCTTTCCGACCAACCTCCTCGACCAACACCACCACCGACTTCTGCGCACCATCCTTTCACCACCACTCTATCTCATTTACCTCCTGTGCCAACACCTTCCACTCACACTTCTCTGAATCCTTTTCCTTATACACAACCTTCTTCTTACCACCCTCATTCTCCTTTTCCTCATCTCTCAACACCACCTGTCACATACAGTACTCTGCCTCCTACAacactttcttcttaccacccacCACCTTCTACTTACCCTGCGTTAACGACTACACCTACATCACATTACCCACATCGACCGAGACAATCGACTTTCAGGAATGCCCCAACacgaacaccaccaccaccacaagcaaCACCACCTTCCAATTGGTCAGGGGAAGACAGCACCACCTCCACTTGGCCCCCTTTTGCCCACGCACTGTCGGTCGCCATGTCACCGCACGGGGAAGAGGACTCCTCCCCAAATTTACAGCAATTGTAA